A single genomic interval of Alcaligenes sp. SDU_A2 harbors:
- a CDS encoding aminodeoxychorismate synthase component I, with protein MYGRFEDRLNNTALEMQECLGRIEARTPQELTHAFTAIEDARRAGHWVALALDYELAELFEPRLQARPAGSQAPLTALVFANASHVPPWSSQTAPRLHASLGISQHDYRAAIEQIQAGLRAGEFYQINYTVPLHIQADMPPRELYAALASRHPVAYGAYLDLGGRHILSLSPELFLEKRGTHIRTRPMKGTRPRDADPTRDKANAQDLRDSQKDKAENVMIVDLLRNDLGRIARTGSVRVSSLFDVEQYASVWTMTSTIEAHLPDDCGLETLLRALFPCGSITGAPKLAAMQCIRRLESWRRGIYCGSLGYVNPQGDLFLNVGIRTLELDDEGKGIFGAGGGIVLDSDPDQEWQECLWKARVLQTPITLMQKATP; from the coding sequence ATGTATGGCCGCTTTGAAGACAGACTGAACAATACCGCGCTGGAAATGCAGGAGTGCCTGGGCCGGATCGAGGCCCGCACTCCACAGGAACTGACACACGCTTTTACCGCCATTGAAGACGCCCGCCGCGCCGGCCACTGGGTCGCGCTGGCGCTGGACTACGAACTGGCCGAACTGTTCGAGCCGCGCCTGCAAGCGCGTCCTGCCGGTTCCCAGGCTCCGCTGACGGCCTTGGTCTTTGCCAACGCCAGCCATGTTCCCCCCTGGAGCAGCCAGACAGCACCGCGACTGCACGCCAGCCTGGGCATCTCGCAACACGACTACCGCGCTGCCATCGAACAGATACAAGCCGGCTTGCGCGCCGGCGAGTTCTACCAAATCAACTACACCGTCCCCTTGCACATCCAGGCCGACATGCCGCCCCGCGAGCTCTATGCCGCACTGGCCAGCCGTCACCCGGTCGCCTACGGCGCCTACCTGGATCTAGGCGGACGGCACATCCTGTCCCTATCGCCCGAGCTGTTTCTGGAAAAACGCGGCACCCACATCCGCACCCGACCCATGAAAGGCACACGGCCACGGGATGCCGACCCAACGCGCGACAAGGCCAACGCCCAGGATCTGCGTGACAGCCAGAAGGACAAAGCAGAAAATGTCATGATCGTAGACCTGCTGCGTAACGACCTGGGCCGCATCGCCCGTACCGGCTCCGTGCGTGTCAGCAGTCTGTTCGATGTAGAACAGTATGCCTCGGTTTGGACCATGACCTCGACCATCGAGGCGCACCTGCCCGATGACTGCGGACTGGAAACCCTGCTGCGCGCCTTGTTTCCTTGCGGCTCCATTACCGGAGCCCCCAAACTGGCGGCTATGCAATGCATACGTCGCCTGGAATCCTGGAGGCGCGGCATCTACTGCGGCTCGTTAGGCTATGTAAATCCGCAAGGCGATCTGTTCCTGAACGTCGGCATCCGCACGCTGGAGCTGGACGACGAAGGCAAAGGCATCTTTGGTGCCGGCGGCGGTATTGTCTTGGACTCCGACCCGGATCAGGAATGGCAGGAATGCCTGTGGAAGGCACGCGTCCTGCAAACCCCTATCACTCTCATGCAAAAGGCCACGCCATGA
- a CDS encoding aminotransferase class IV: protein MTQGKPELIETLRVDPDGQIPLLELHLERIARSCRELNYVWDAQIWLQAMHLALAQAPSQVALRLRVLWQAQGAATAQAEPLPALAGPLHLRLSATPLPALDPLLAHKTTHRPWYQHASRLLADDPSLFDVIFVDDRNLVCEGSRSNIYIQDDQGVWWTPTATGWLLPGVQRRALLNSGLAREAEISLDALKTARALRISNALRGWQDALLLQETV, encoded by the coding sequence ATGACACAGGGTAAACCAGAGCTGATCGAAACATTGCGTGTAGACCCGGACGGCCAGATCCCACTGCTGGAATTGCACCTGGAGCGTATCGCGCGCAGTTGCCGCGAACTGAACTATGTCTGGGACGCGCAAATCTGGCTGCAAGCCATGCATCTGGCATTGGCGCAGGCCCCCAGTCAGGTCGCCCTGCGTCTGCGCGTGCTCTGGCAGGCACAGGGTGCCGCCACCGCCCAGGCTGAACCGCTCCCCGCCTTGGCCGGTCCGCTGCATCTGCGGCTATCGGCCACACCGCTGCCGGCCCTAGACCCGCTGCTGGCTCACAAAACCACGCACCGTCCCTGGTATCAACACGCCAGCCGCCTGCTGGCCGACGACCCGAGCTTGTTCGATGTCATTTTCGTGGACGACCGCAACCTGGTCTGCGAAGGCAGTCGCAGCAATATCTACATACAAGACGATCAAGGCGTCTGGTGGACACCGACCGCCACCGGTTGGCTCTTGCCCGGTGTGCAACGCCGGGCCCTGCTCAATAGCGGTCTGGCCCGCGAAGCCGAGATTTCGCTGGATGCCCTGAAAACGGCGCGGGCGCTGCGTATCTCCAATGCGCTGCGCGGCTGGCAGGACGCCTTACTGCTTCAAGAGACTGTTTAA
- a CDS encoding tRNA threonylcarbamoyladenosine dehydratase, producing MTQQQGMDAERRFGGIDRLYGAGARARLSASHVMVAGIGGVGTWAVEALARSAVGTITLIDLDHIAESNINRQLPALDSTLGQGKAQAMAQRILDINPDCRVHVVDDFVSADNVADLMGRKPDVFLDCTDQASAKIALILEAQRCGVVLLTCGGAGGKTDPLTLRIGDLSLARHDALLGRLRQILRKQHGFARGSDAQGRALKRVPRMGVQCLWFEQETRLPQAWQPQEDGALQGLACAGYGSGVTITASMGMLAADFALNSLLKQ from the coding sequence ATGACACAGCAGCAGGGCATGGATGCCGAGCGTCGTTTCGGCGGTATAGATCGTTTGTATGGGGCCGGAGCACGGGCGCGTTTATCTGCCTCCCATGTCATGGTGGCCGGCATAGGCGGCGTGGGGACCTGGGCCGTGGAAGCCTTGGCGCGTTCCGCCGTGGGAACCATCACCTTGATCGACCTGGATCACATTGCCGAATCCAATATCAACCGGCAGTTGCCGGCGCTGGACAGCACTTTGGGCCAGGGCAAGGCCCAGGCGATGGCTCAGCGTATCCTCGATATCAATCCGGATTGCCGCGTGCATGTCGTCGATGATTTCGTGTCGGCCGACAATGTGGCCGATCTGATGGGGCGCAAGCCCGATGTGTTTCTGGACTGTACCGATCAGGCCAGTGCCAAGATCGCCCTGATTCTAGAAGCGCAGCGTTGTGGTGTGGTTTTGCTGACTTGCGGGGGGGCGGGTGGCAAGACCGATCCTTTGACGCTGCGCATCGGCGATCTGTCTTTGGCCCGTCACGATGCCTTGCTGGGGCGTTTGCGTCAGATCTTGCGCAAGCAGCATGGATTTGCGCGTGGCAGCGACGCGCAGGGTCGCGCCTTGAAGCGCGTGCCGCGCATGGGAGTGCAGTGCCTGTGGTTCGAGCAGGAAACCCGCTTGCCGCAGGCCTGGCAGCCTCAGGAGGACGGCGCTTTGCAGGGTTTGGCTTGCGCGGGGTATGGGTCGGGGGTGACGATTACCGCCAGCATGGGTATGCTGGCGGCCGATTTTGCCTTAAACAGTCTCTTGAAGCAGTAA
- a CDS encoding gamma-glutamylcyclotransferase, which translates to MNIDPFSAPSAPAPTPCSFRVLSDDERNASLRQSLDQAQWCGEQDLWVYGYGSLIWRPDFEFIEQRQALLRGYHRALCLWSRINRGTPEQPGLVFGLDVGGSCRGMAFRIPGRDVPKVFDALWQREMPSGAYIPRWLRCRTTQGDIRALVFTMNRKTDAYVPRLPDEQLMQVVHSAQGINGPCIEYVMETASALRRSKILDKRLQSVVQLLQSYTDQALPHQA; encoded by the coding sequence GTGAATATCGATCCCTTTTCCGCCCCTTCCGCACCAGCGCCCACCCCCTGCAGCTTTCGCGTCCTGAGCGACGACGAACGCAACGCCTCTTTGCGCCAGTCTCTGGATCAGGCGCAGTGGTGCGGGGAACAGGATCTTTGGGTCTATGGTTACGGTTCATTGATCTGGCGTCCGGACTTCGAGTTCATCGAGCAGCGCCAAGCCTTGCTGCGCGGCTATCACCGCGCCTTGTGCCTGTGGTCGCGCATCAATCGCGGCACGCCCGAACAGCCCGGTCTGGTTTTTGGCCTGGATGTCGGCGGCTCGTGCCGAGGCATGGCGTTTCGTATCCCCGGGCGTGATGTCCCCAAAGTCTTTGACGCCCTGTGGCAGCGCGAGATGCCCAGCGGGGCCTACATTCCGCGCTGGCTGCGCTGCCGCACCACCCAGGGCGATATCCGCGCGCTGGTGTTCACCATGAATCGCAAGACCGATGCCTATGTGCCCCGCCTGCCCGACGAACAGCTTATGCAAGTGGTGCATTCGGCACAAGGCATCAACGGCCCGTGCATCGAATACGTGATGGAAACCGCGTCTGCGCTCCGACGCTCTAAAATTCTGGATAAACGCCTGCAATCAGTGGTTCAATTACTACAAAGTTACACTGATCAAGCACTTCCCCATCAAGCATAA
- the pdxH gene encoding pyridoxamine 5'-phosphate oxidase, translating into MSLADIRNEYERFTLSESDIASDPRTQFQRWLDQALELKETEPTAMTLATVDAQGRPSARIVLLKGYDEQGLVFFTNYNSRKGTDLDDNPWGSLSFFWPSMQRQIRFEGRVSRISQAESDEYFHSRPLGSRIGAWASPQSEPITRAELDARNEHYARSLGENPERPHHWGGLRLSPDHVEFWQGRASRLHDRLVFDRNEQGQWELSRLAP; encoded by the coding sequence ATGTCCCTTGCCGATATTCGTAACGAATACGAACGTTTTACCCTGAGCGAAAGCGATATTGCCTCCGATCCGCGCACCCAGTTCCAGCGTTGGCTGGACCAGGCGCTGGAACTGAAGGAGACCGAACCCACAGCCATGACCCTGGCCACCGTGGACGCACAGGGCCGACCGTCGGCGCGCATCGTGCTGCTCAAAGGCTACGACGAACAGGGACTGGTATTTTTTACCAACTACAATTCCCGCAAGGGCACGGACCTGGACGACAATCCCTGGGGCAGCCTGTCCTTTTTCTGGCCGTCCATGCAGCGCCAGATTCGTTTTGAAGGACGCGTCAGCCGCATCAGTCAGGCCGAATCCGACGAATACTTCCACAGCCGCCCGCTAGGTTCGCGCATCGGAGCCTGGGCATCGCCGCAAAGCGAACCCATCACCCGTGCCGAACTGGACGCCCGCAACGAGCACTATGCCCGCAGCCTGGGCGAAAACCCCGAGCGCCCCCACCATTGGGGCGGCCTGCGACTGTCGCCGGACCATGTAGAGTTCTGGCAAGGACGCGCTTCGCGCCTGCATGATCGCTTGGTATTTGACCGCAATGAACAAGGCCAATGGGAGTTAAGCAGGCTGGCTCCTTGA
- a CDS encoding flavin reductase family protein: MTAVSSTFDTDFFRSALGRFATGVTVVTGPDREHPGLAVGLTVSSFNSVSLSPPLVLWSLAKQSRSLPHFLHGSGYVIHVLGASQLALAKRFAWGEQAERFREHPLRTSPNGLPMLADPGCSAWFECRPYACHEAGDHIIFIGEVTHCERNAHQPLIYHAGDFDLTPSQD; this comes from the coding sequence ATGACAGCCGTATCCTCTACATTCGACACCGACTTTTTCCGCTCCGCGCTGGGCCGTTTCGCCACAGGCGTCACCGTGGTGACCGGCCCCGACCGGGAGCATCCGGGCCTGGCCGTTGGGCTGACCGTCAGTTCCTTCAATTCGGTGTCTCTCAGCCCTCCCCTGGTGCTCTGGTCGCTGGCCAAGCAGTCGCGTTCGCTGCCTCACTTTCTGCATGGTTCCGGCTACGTCATCCATGTGCTGGGTGCCAGCCAGTTGGCGCTGGCCAAACGCTTTGCCTGGGGCGAACAGGCCGAGCGTTTTCGCGAACACCCTTTGCGAACGTCGCCCAATGGCCTGCCCATGCTGGCCGATCCGGGCTGCAGCGCCTGGTTCGAATGCCGGCCCTACGCCTGCCACGAAGCAGGCGACCACATCATCTTCATCGGCGAAGTCACCCACTGCGAACGCAATGCCCACCAGCCACTGATCTACCATGCGGGCGACTTCGACCTGACGCCGTCGCAGGACTGA
- a CDS encoding NAD(P)/FAD-dependent oxidoreductase — MANDVDCVVLGAGVVGLAIARELAQQGMDVLLIEQTPGIGNGVSSRNSEVIHGGIYYTPGSLKARLCVQGKEQLYDYCQERHIDHARCGKLIVATDAAQEPALRQLQDNAHACGVHDLQWLDAQQAQALEPALRCSAALLSPSTGIVDSHGLMLALQGDAENLGAQMVFNTPFTRAHVLPGQGFEVQVGGAEAFSLTCSYLINAAGLGAVAAAHQIDGLDAAHIPPAYLCKGSYFSLSGRSPFKHLIYPMHNEAGLGVHLTLDLAGQARFGPDTEWVSEENYDMDPLRGQSFYAAVRQYWPELRDNSLSPAYSGIRPKIVPAGVPAADFLFSGSAQHGVPGLINLFGIESPGLTACLAIAQHSREMLLHADQKPF, encoded by the coding sequence ATGGCGAACGATGTCGATTGCGTCGTACTGGGCGCTGGGGTAGTGGGTCTGGCCATCGCCCGGGAACTGGCCCAGCAAGGCATGGACGTGCTGCTTATCGAACAGACACCGGGCATTGGCAACGGAGTCAGCTCGCGCAACTCGGAAGTCATCCACGGCGGTATCTACTACACACCCGGTAGCCTGAAAGCCCGGCTCTGCGTCCAGGGCAAGGAACAGCTCTACGACTATTGCCAGGAACGCCATATCGACCATGCCCGCTGCGGCAAGCTGATTGTCGCTACCGACGCCGCCCAAGAGCCGGCCCTGCGCCAATTGCAGGACAATGCCCACGCCTGCGGCGTACACGATCTGCAATGGCTGGACGCGCAGCAAGCCCAGGCACTGGAACCGGCGCTGCGCTGCAGCGCCGCTCTGCTGTCGCCATCGACGGGGATTGTGGACAGCCACGGCTTGATGTTGGCCCTGCAGGGCGACGCCGAAAACCTGGGTGCGCAAATGGTGTTTAATACCCCCTTCACCCGCGCCCACGTGCTGCCCGGCCAGGGGTTCGAGGTTCAGGTTGGAGGGGCCGAAGCCTTTTCCCTGACCTGCTCCTACCTGATCAACGCCGCCGGCTTGGGTGCGGTAGCCGCCGCCCACCAGATAGACGGCCTGGACGCCGCCCACATCCCCCCCGCCTATCTGTGCAAAGGTAGCTATTTTTCGCTCTCGGGACGTTCACCTTTCAAGCACCTGATCTACCCCATGCACAACGAGGCCGGTTTAGGCGTACACCTGACCCTGGATCTGGCTGGACAGGCGCGCTTCGGACCCGATACCGAATGGGTAAGCGAGGAAAACTACGACATGGACCCGCTGCGCGGCCAGTCCTTTTACGCCGCCGTGCGCCAGTATTGGCCCGAGCTGCGCGATAACAGCCTAAGCCCGGCCTACAGTGGCATACGTCCCAAAATCGTGCCTGCCGGAGTGCCGGCCGCCGATTTCCTGTTTTCTGGTTCCGCCCAGCACGGGGTGCCAGGCCTGATCAATCTGTTCGGCATCGAATCACCCGGTCTGACCGCTTGTCTGGCGATTGCGCAACATAGCCGGGAAATGCTGCTGCACGCCGATCAAAAACCTTTCTGA